Proteins from one Impatiens glandulifera chromosome 2, dImpGla2.1, whole genome shotgun sequence genomic window:
- the LOC124926579 gene encoding uncharacterized protein LOC124926579, with protein MSRPFLLKTFSLYSRTSRSPHVLFTLRASAISTSRSPCLLPSNFSSKFVGRFFSSENDASGEKTEPVAETVSTMEPTKQEEKEVSVPDVSNKELKMHLDKYFKLNDEEALPSILEAILKRKLAGKHEDTDDELLDELQMKPLDDVKEKEFESDFEELYDTDEEIDDLYEARNDVIKKMAKDEFFNMNDKKYDEMIKEAIEHGFLKDTKECETILEDMLSWDKLLPDDIKKKVEAKWNEIGDMVENGEVNDEEGYALFKEFEDKLILEYAQNMESEAVPEFDDNAAALLDKKKDLDDPPGEGPVLRWETRVVFAPGGDAWHPKNRKVKLRVTVKELGLSKYQFHRLRELAGKRYQPGKDELTITSERFEHREENRKDCLRTLFGLIEEAGKARKLVEDAQTSYMKDKLKGNPEFMARLRKASQPPVPASIPE; from the exons ATGAGCCGACCTTTTTTACTCAAAACCTTCTCTCTCTACTCTCGCACTTCTCGATCTCCACATGTACTCTTCACCTTGAGAGCATCCGCAATCTCTACATCCAGGTCTCCATGCCTCCTTCCTTCGAACTTTTCTTCAAAGTTCGTAGGACGGTTCTTCTCCTCCGAGAATGATGCCTCCGGCGAAAAGACTGAACCTGTTGCAGAAACGGTTTCGACGATGGAACCTACGAAGCAGGAGGAAAAGGAAGTCAGCGTACCTGATGTCAGCAATAAGG AGCTAAAAATGCATTTGGATAAATACTTCAAACTTAATGATGAAGAGGCGCTTCCTTCAATCCTCGAAGCAATATTGAAACGGAAATTAGCAGGGAAACACGAGGACACTGATGACGAGTTATTGGATGAGCTCCAAATGAAGCCATTGGATGATGTCAAGgaaaaagaatttgaatctgaTTTCGAGGAGTTATATGATactgatgaagaaattgatgaTTTGTATGAAGCAAGGAATGACGTCATAAAGAAGATGGCTAAAGACGAGTTCTTCAACATGAATGACAAGAAGTATGATGAGATGATTAAGGAGGCAATTGAGCATGGTTTTCTGAAGGACACAAAGGAGTGTGAGACAATTCTAGAGGACATGCTTAGCTGGGATAAGCTCCTTCCAG ATGACATAAAGAAAAAGGTGGAGGCAAAATGGAATGAAATAGGAGACATGGTTGAAAATGGGGAAGTTAATGATGAAGAAGGGTATGCCCTTTTCAAGGAGTTTGAAGATAAGTTAATTTTGGAATATGCACAGAACATGGAATCAGAGGCGGTTCCAGAGTTTGACGATAATGCTGCTGCATTGCTAGACAAGAAGAAAGACCTTGATGACCCTCCAGGCGAGGGCCCTGTTCTTAGGTGGGAAACTAGGGTTGTCTTTGCACCTGGTGGCGATGCATGGCATCCAAAGAACAGGAAAGTTAAATTGAGAGTTACTGTGAAAGAGCTTGGCCTTTCTAAGTATCAATTTCATCGGCTCAGAGAATTGGCTGGCAAAAGATACCAACCAGGGAAGGATGAGCTAACAATTACTAGTGAAAG GTTTGAACATAGAGAAGAAAATAGAAAGGATTGCCTTAGGACGTTGTTTGGTCTAATTGAAGAAGCTGGGAAAGCGAGAAAACTGGTAGAGGATGCTCAAACATCTTACATGAAAGATAAGCTCAAAGGAAATCCAGAGTTCATGGCAAGATTACGCAAAGCATCCCAACCCCCCGTCCCAGCATCAATACCTGAGTAA
- the LOC124926228 gene encoding protein disulfide-isomerase-like produces MASRVLAAFILLISISSFSSAEEKEHVLTLDHSNFTDIVSKHDFIVVEFYAPWCGHCKSLAPEYEKAASVLSSHDPAIVLAKLDASDEANKELGTKFGIQGFPTIKILRNGGKNSQEYKGPREADGIVDYLKRQLGPASSEIKSAQDSATLIDEKKISLVGIFPKFAGEEYEKFTALAEKLRSDYGFAHTLDAKLIGRGDSSVSVPTIRLLKPFDERFVDSQNFDLEALEKFIEESSVPTLVIFDNDPNNQVYLDKYFNTPSSKVMAVVNFSSDSYTSFRSTYEELAASYKGKGLIFLLADLENSDNLLKYFGLNSEQVPLILVQKTNGDKYFKDNLTPNEIAPWLKDFVNGAVRQFIKSAPIPETNDEPVKVVVTNTLAEFVFTSTKNVLIEFYAPWCGHCKKLAPILEEVAVHFEKDAEVVIAKLDATENDVPGDSFEIQGYPTMYFKSASGKLVSYDGDRTKEAIIEYIEKNKETKTATAQTGSKDEL; encoded by the exons ATGGCGTCTAGGGTTTTGGCTGCCTTCATCTTGCTTATTTCTATTTCCTCATTTTCTTCAGCAGAAGAAAAAGAACATGTTCTAACGCTTGATCATTCCAACTTTACTGATATTGTCTCTAAACACGATTTCATCGTTGTTGAATTCTACGCCCCATG GTGTGGACACTGCAAGAGCCTTGCTCCAGAGTATGAGAAAGCTGCTTCAGTTTTGAGTAGCCATGATCCAGCTATCGTTCTTGCTAAATTAGATGCAAGTGATGAAGCTAACAAAGAATTGGGAACCAAGTTCGGTATTCAGGGTTTCCCTACCATTAAGATCTTAAGAAATGGTGGAAAAAACAGTCAAGAATACAAAGGTCCTCGTGAAGCTGATGGAATTGTTGACTATTTAAAGAGACAACTCGGCCCTGCTTCTTCTGAAATCAAATCTGCCCAAGATTCTGCCACCCTTATTGATGAAAAGAAGATCTCTCTT GTTGGAATTTTCCCCAAATTTGCtggagaagaatatgaaaagtTTACAGCTTTAGCTGAGAAATTGAGATCTGATTATGGGTTTGCCCACACTTTGGATGCTAAGTTGATCGGTCGTGGTGATTCATCTGTTTCTGTTCCAACTATCAGATTGCTTAAGCCATTTGATGAACGTTTCGTTGATTctcag AATTTTGATTTGGAAGCATTGGAAAAGTTTATTGAAGAATCAAGTGTTCCGACCTTGGTCATCTTTGACAACGACCCAAACAATCAAGTTTACCTCGACAAGTACTTCAACACTCCTAGTTCCAAG gtaaTGGCAGTTGTGAACTTCTCCAGCGATAGTTACACTTCTTTCAGGTCAACTTACGAAGAACTTGCAGCTTCATACAAAGGAAAGGGATTAATCTTCTTATTGGCTGACCTTGAAAACAGTGATAATCTCTTGAAG TATTTTGGACTCAACAGTGAGCAAGTTCCCTTGATACTCGTACAGAAGACCAATGGGGATAAATACTTTAAGGATAATCTCACCCCTAATGAAATTGCTCCTTGGTTGAAGGATTTcgtg AATGGTGCTGTGAGGCAGTTTATTAAGTCTGCGCCAATTCCTGAAACAAACGATGAGCCTGTTAAAGTAGTTGTTACCAATACCCTTGCGGAGTTTGTCTTCACCTCGACAAAGAATG TTCTTATTGAGTTCTATGCACCTTGGTGCGGACACTGCAAGAAGCTAGCTCCCATTTTGGAAGAAGTTGCTGTTCACTTTGAGAAGGATGCTGAAGTTGTTATTGCCAAACTT GATGCGACCGAGAATGATGTCCCTGGCGATTCATTCGAGATTCAAGGATACCCGACAATGTACTTTAAATCTGCAAGTGGGAAGTTGGTGTCTTATGATGGGGATAGGACAAAGGAAGCTATCATTGAGTACATTGAGAAGAACAAGGAAACAAAAACAGCAACTGCCCAAACCGGCTCCAAAGATGAGCTTTGA